One Bacillus sp. 1780r2a1 DNA segment encodes these proteins:
- a CDS encoding BglG family transcription antiterminator: MHVFITSREKNIIELIIKTSGKHTALSIASFLKVSARTVHRDLKTIESLLKQFNLQLVRTPDEGLIISGKDEQIFKLIQELMKVQPTDQSPKERKLLLVIKLLEEASFKLQTLAKDLGVSITTLTSYLDELTDWLEHYSVTLVRRRGVGLEVVSTEINKRKALANYFLVYFGEELIEQLFLLQNNKLKQEKVLYYFNAAYLAEVDRIVNLKINKGQSRLADSDYMGLIIHTCIMLQRSEKGFQLEESVLIKEASNEYQLIESLCKELEEQFSLSINTNDITFLAVVLRASKLQVANAVDYDSIVLGRMIKRVIQDVSIQLHIDLTNDFSLFQGLLAHMEPSIFRIQQQLEAFNPLTEEIKKKYPLLFMAVRNSMEKEFNELSFSDDEIAYVVLHFGSSLVVREENVVIKALVVCPTGIGTSKMLASRIKKEFIEIDSVDVKSIKEIHETNIEKYDLIISTVRLPFLACEYILVNPLLSDEDIHAIRTFLQKNVEELTQKNRYTAKSSITATSSANDRPPFQQVMKEIKEVYTSIDSIFDNLRIYREGSTLGHEQIIARMVAAAGREGLVKNTQSIIQKLKEREEKGGLGIPETSMALFHCRHEGIGQLLFQISHLQNPCQVKGMDGKMLETRNLLLMLAPEKLTIREQEILSLISTSLIEDKEAMMIFSSSNEEMIRKKLEDTFYEYLQNNLIKE, translated from the coding sequence TTCGTACACCAGATGAAGGATTGATAATTAGCGGTAAAGATGAACAGATTTTCAAGTTGATCCAAGAGCTTATGAAAGTTCAACCTACCGATCAGTCTCCGAAAGAACGTAAGCTATTATTGGTTATTAAGCTATTGGAAGAAGCATCTTTTAAGCTCCAAACGCTAGCTAAAGACTTAGGTGTTAGCATCACTACCTTAACTTCGTACTTGGATGAATTAACAGATTGGCTTGAACATTACAGTGTAACCCTTGTTCGAAGAAGAGGAGTTGGGTTAGAGGTCGTTTCAACTGAAATCAACAAACGAAAAGCACTTGCTAATTACTTTCTTGTTTATTTTGGAGAAGAGCTAATCGAACAGCTTTTTTTGCTTCAAAACAATAAATTAAAGCAAGAAAAGGTTTTATATTATTTTAATGCTGCTTATTTGGCGGAAGTGGATCGTATTGTTAATTTAAAGATAAATAAAGGCCAATCGAGGTTAGCAGACAGCGATTATATGGGGTTAATCATTCATACATGTATCATGCTACAAAGGTCTGAGAAAGGCTTTCAGTTAGAAGAATCAGTGTTAATTAAGGAAGCGTCAAATGAGTACCAATTAATCGAAAGTCTGTGCAAAGAGCTAGAGGAACAGTTTTCTCTCAGCATTAACACTAATGATATTACATTCCTAGCGGTTGTACTACGAGCATCTAAACTTCAAGTAGCCAACGCAGTAGATTACGATAGTATAGTTTTAGGACGCATGATTAAGAGAGTTATTCAAGATGTTTCCATTCAGCTGCATATCGACTTAACAAATGACTTTTCACTATTTCAAGGGTTATTAGCGCACATGGAGCCATCTATCTTTCGCATTCAACAGCAGCTAGAAGCATTTAATCCATTAACGGAAGAGATTAAAAAGAAGTATCCACTACTTTTTATGGCGGTACGAAACAGCATGGAAAAAGAGTTTAACGAGTTATCTTTTTCAGATGATGAAATTGCGTATGTAGTTCTTCATTTTGGCTCTTCTTTAGTAGTGCGAGAAGAAAATGTTGTAATCAAAGCATTAGTGGTATGCCCAACAGGTATCGGTACATCTAAGATGCTAGCGAGTCGAATAAAGAAAGAATTTATTGAAATTGACTCTGTTGATGTAAAATCGATTAAAGAAATTCATGAAACAAATATAGAAAAGTACGACCTTATTATTTCAACCGTCCGTTTACCGTTTTTAGCATGTGAATACATCTTAGTTAATCCGCTCCTTAGCGATGAGGATATTCATGCTATTCGAACCTTTCTTCAAAAAAATGTGGAGGAGTTAACACAAAAGAATCGATATACAGCAAAAAGCAGCATAACTGCTACTTCAAGTGCAAACGATAGACCACCTTTTCAACAAGTAATGAAAGAAATAAAAGAAGTGTATACAAGTATTGATTCTATTTTTGACAACCTAAGGATTTACCGAGAAGGTTCAACTTTAGGTCATGAGCAAATCATTGCTCGTATGGTTGCGGCTGCAGGTCGTGAAGGTTTGGTTAAAAACACACAAAGCATTATTCAAAAGCTCAAGGAGCGAGAAGAAAAAGGTGGGCTTGGTATTCCAGAAACAAGCATGGCCCTTTTTCACTGTCGACATGAAGGGATAGGACAACTATTGTTTCAAATTTCTCATTTGCAAAATCCTTGTCAGGTGAAAGGGATGGATGGAAAAATGCTGGAAACACGAAACCTACTGCTGATGTTGGCCCCAGAAAAGCTTACAATCCGTGAGCAAGAGATTTTAAGCCTAATTAGTACAAGCTTGATTGAAGATAAAGAGGCGATGATGATTTTTTCGTCCTCTAATGAAGAGATGATTCGAAAAAAACTGGAAGATACATTTTATGAATACTTACAAAATAATTTGATAAAGGAATGA